The region AGGCAGACAATCGCCACCTTGTTCATTGAGATCAGGGGAAAGTTGGATGCTCTGGAGCAGAAAATCCTTCATGAAACTTATCTACAGGAAGGGCTGGTCTCCAGCTCTGTATCTGATCTTATCAAACATCTGGAAACAGAAGTGGACAAATTCTCCAAGACGATAATGAAAGTGGAGAAGCTTTGCAGTATGACAGATCCATTAAATGTATTGCAGGAACATGGAGAAGACAATGACCCTATAGCAGAGGAACATCAGGAGTTAGATGGGGCAGCAACTGGTGTGAAACCTTTCCATCAAGAAGAGACTTTTATAACATTGCTGCATGGCCTGTCCCATATAATGAGCGAGGTTAGTATAGATATGTTTGCCCAGACTGATACAGACATTGTACTAGACAGAGATACAGCTGGAAACACAGTGACCATCTCAGAGGATctgaaaactgtctcttatgcaaAGCAGCTTAATAATTATCCAGAGAATGCGGCACGATTCATAAATAATCAGGTTttaagtaaaactgttttttcatcggggcgacattactgggaagtggaaaCAGGTAaaacagggatttgtaggatgggtGTCGCTTATTCCAGCATAGACAGAAGAGGAGATCAGAGAACTATTGGGAAAAATAGGAAGTCTTGGTGTTTGCGATGCTCTGGAAACCTGCTCAGTGTTCTCCATAACAATGAGGAGATCAGTGTTGCTGCACCGGCCTGCACACCCAGTTTTGGTGTATATTTGGATTATGAGGCTGGGCGACTATCGTTTTATGAGCTGTGTGATCCCATCAGACATATCCACACCTTCACCaccaccttcactgagccccttcATGCTGCATTTTTAATATACAGAAGCTTTGCCAGAATCAAGGACTTTAAATGAATAATCAGGCCTAGCACTATGTCCCccatccagtggcatagctacaaaccTCGGGGCCCCGATGGGGAATTTGGACCCCCCCCCACCCTACATTaactagccaggagtaggtgcttccagtataggtagccaggaatagctaCCTCAGTATAGTTGGCCAGTATTAGGTGCCTCTGTGTAGGTAGCCAGCCAGGGGGACGCAGCAGCACGGACCAGCAGCCATCAGATACTGGCTTTGCCATGATCCATGCGCTACATCTACAAACATCTTCGTTCCATCTCACAGTAAGGGTGCCCCCCCTCAGTGGCAGCACGTAGGGAGGGTGGGGAGACGAAAGGGCCCCAGCGGACGACTGCTGCGACCCTGGCCCCTATGCCCCTGCCCCCACACCGTTCTAAAGTAATTTAACTAATTAAGTAAACATCAGAAGAAATTTTCTAGTAACTTGTACCAATATGATGCTAGTGTGGCTTTATCACACTGTTACTCTACTTTTACGGATTGGACACACTGCAGAGTGCTTTTCAAACAGTTTACTTTTTTAAAAAGGAATGTACATCCATTGATTTGCATTAAAATCGTAGTTAAATTGCAGTGATCCCAATTTAACAAAAATCCTGATGGGGCAACTTTGCAATTTTACTGAAATTTTAATGCAATCCAATGGTAcgtggtttaaaacaaaaatggATTGAAAAGCGCTCAGCAGTGTGTATCTGTCTTAAGAGTAAATGCAACCTCTGTGTTATGTCTGCTGTTAGCTGGTAAAATATGCATCCTTTGCCTGAGTTTAGAGCTGGATTAAGACCAAGCAGGGCCCTAGGCAGGGTGGCATATATGGGCCCCCTAAACATATACATGTaataagtgcatttttttttttgtgggggggcagATTGATCCCCCTCTTACGTTTCCTGATGGTTAGTCAGTCAGCCGCCAAATCACTAGATGTGTGGTCACCTTAGGACCATGCAAACCACACTTAGACTAGATCACAGTAGGTCATAAAGGCAGTTTAGGGTACTGGAAATGTGATACTCACAGACAGTAGTAAGCTGTTTGGGAAATACCTCCtctaagcacttaaagagacactgaagcgaaaaagaattatgatattatgatttgtatgtgtagtaaagctaagaaataaaacattaagatcagatacatcagtctaattgtttccagtacaggagaagctaagaaactccagttgttatctctatgcaaaaaagccattaatctctatgaccaagttagtcatggagagggctgttatctgacttttattatctcaactgttttctttttatctgctagaggagaagtcattacttcagactgctctgaaagactcattttgaaagcttagtgttgtgtaatctgcacatattagagaatgatgcaatgttagaaaaaacactatatacctgaaaataaaagtgagaatattttctttgctgctaatcttctagtaattattcatagtacacaaccaattcattatatcctttttttttccgcttcagtgtctctttaagtgggctTTAAagtctttaaccagttcggcctatctggacgagcttcctcgtccagataggcactggtgctgccgccggctcgtgcgcgcgatcgggcgcgcccccgcgcgcgctcccgctgcccgccgctagccccccgatcagtgaatgggaatataattcccattcaccgatctaacttccccgcagaaataccgacgctttctctccagagagcgcggtatttctgcccccaggaaacaacttctcagcattttagttcctagatgcgagctggttcgcatctaggaattttttcactgtggccatcttgtggccaaatagtaaactgcacccacatacatttttgataaaaaaaaaacattattttacatttaaaattagcagtttccctcccacaccaaaaattacccacatacactttttttatttaaaaaaaaaaaaaaacaacaattaaaaaaaaaaaaaaaacaacataaatagttacccaagggtctgaactttttaaatatgcatgtcaagagaatatgttattatattatttaaaattataagcttataaatagtgatggacgcaaattgaaaaaatgcacctttatttctaaatgaaatatcggcaccataaattgtgatagggacatcgtttaaatggtataataagcgggacagatgggcaaataaaatacatgcgttttaattacggtagcgtatattaatttcaaactataatggccaaaaactgagaaataatgaatttcttccgttttttttcttattcttcctgttaaaatgcatttacagtaaagtggctcttagcaaaatgtatcacccacagaaagcctaattggtggcggaaaaaacgagctatagatcaattcattgtgataagtagcaataaagttataggcgaatgaatgggaggtgaacgttgctcggatgcatgagattttcggaccgcggcgctgaaccggttaattgcTCCCTCACCGCCAGACCTCAAGATCCGCGCGGCCACCCGGGGGGTAGTGCAGGACAAGATGCAATTGTGTGGAAGCTGCCAATCCTCTTGGTCATCCATAAGAAACTGAGCGCCAGGCAGCAGCGACTTCCTCTTGCACTGACTTCAGCGCTGCCCCATAGAGACAGACCCGCAGCTACCTGGTGCCCAGCATCAGTGAACAGCTCCTGCGTTTTATGAAGTGTAACTTCCTGTGTGCTAATGATGGAGCTGCAGCCGTTCGCTTCCTCTGCGCTGTACTTGTTGCCGGGCCCCACGTAGCCGCTGGGAGCTGCGGGTCGGTCTCTTATCGGGGAGCACTGAAGTCAGTGCGAGAGGAAGTTGCTGCTGCCTGGCGCTCAGTTTCTTCTGGATGACCATGGGGATTGGCAAAATGGCAACTTCAACACACTTGCATCTTGTCCTGCcccagtagatgcaaataacttcgagttgatgcaaaatgtatgcaggtTGCAAATAAAcctatcaaattttacctcagcaggatttgaatgGTTCATttttaacaacaacaaataacatttgtagagcgcttttctcccataggactcaaagcgcagaagcatggctcagaccattgtggtacagaggaagaattttataagtccggaaatgccaggctaaacaggtggcttttcagtctggatttgaatagctccagggatggtgctgtctttactgggtgtggcagggaattccaaagagtaggggcagcatgacagaaggctctatctccagattttttgaggtgcactctgggagtgaccaagtttatagaactagctgatctgatgttgagaggtgtggtgcagcttcagcaagtccttcatgtatccagggcccagattgtgcagggatttgaatgtcagcagtccaatcttgaagagtattctccattctactggtagccagtgcagtgagcgaaggatcggtgtaatgtgacagtggcgaggctggtttgttagcaatctggcagcagcattctgcactaattgcaggcgacgcaggtcctttttggggaggccagcattgcagtaatccagccgtgatgtgatgaaggcgtgaactagggttggaagatcctctgggggaatcagatgtttaatctttgcaatgttcttcagatgtttaatctttgcaatgttcttcagatgaaagtaggaagatttaactacagatgaaatttggtttctgaaacttaaatccccatcgattagtacgccaaggctgcgcacaaggttggagctgtttatgtctgttttgatggcgagcactggctttggacaaagaggacctcagttttgtcagcattcagtttcaaccagttatcattcatccatgcctgtagctcagctaagcaagagtttatttttggagtagggtctgttccaccaggtttgaaggacaggtatagctgtgtgtcatcggcgtagcagtggtacgtcaggccattttcaagctgcacaaattcTCACTGGGCCCTAGGCAAGTGCTTGTGTTGCCTGGTggttaatccggccctgcctgagtCCTATCAGGAGGATATAGTGTGACTGAAAGGTTAGGGAATTGGGGGGTTTATGGTAGTTCCATGCAGCACCCACAGCAAGAATCCTCACCATTCCAAAACAGACATTGATTTTAGTAGACAAATAAAGGTTCTCATTGTGTGGCATCACATGACTGCATAACACAGACTCTAGCTCACTAACCTTTTAATCAATATCCACTATGTTCTGATATGTTCCAGGCAAGAGCTGCACATGCTGCCTTTTGtcacattttggaaaaaaaaaatccactctgAGCAAGTTACATTTGTTCCCCAGCCTTTAGTAAACTGCACCCTCTTGTGTTCACAAGCAGAATTGCTGCTGGCAATCTTCAAACGCAGATCATTAGGGAACCGGACGTGAGAGGAATATTGAGTAAATACACATGTATttctgtttaaacaataccaggctgttctgctgatcctctgcctctcactttagccatagatcctgaacaagtatgcagatcttgatttgctgcttgcttgtttcaggggtgtgattcagacactactgtagccacagGGATCTGCAGgaggccaggtaactggtattgttttgaaaggaaataaatatggcagcctccatatagctcacttcaggttctctataAGTGATATAACGGGGGCAGGGGAAATAttttcatttaaaggaccactatcactgaaaaaaatgtaaaatacatgtaaacacatacattttttccagagctataaattactttcctcctatattattgtcacttacagtagctcaTAGATATTTGTTTGGGACTGATAGGTTTTTGGCTAGTCCATctgttcatgggggattctcagtatttgatTTATTCTTCACAAAAGCACTCCCATTCGCAGCCTTTTCtaaatgctagtgatttgaaaaagctcttgctaatgcaatggcatacctcccaactttagaagatgtgaaagagggacacttaagccacgccccctgtgcggccttaagccacaccaCTGCTTTTGATAGAGGGTGACAATGGAAGGGAATTtgcggggagggtgacactgggtgtaaatgagggtgctagtgggtgggggaggaaggtgccagtgggtaggagggggGTGTCGacagggtgcctgggacagggtgcagggactgggtgcctggagcagggtgcaaggacagggtgcctggagcagggtgcttggggcagggacagggtgcagggactgggtgcctggagcagggactcggtgcctggagcagggactgggtgcctggagcagggactgggtgcctggagcagggtgcagggactgggtgcctggtgcagggactgggtgcctggagcagggtgcagagactgggtgcctggtgcagggacaggttgcctggtgcaggggccagggtgcctggggcaggatgcagggacagggtgcctggggcaggggccagggtgtctggggcagggactgggtgcctggaacagggttcagggactgggtgccaggagcaggggccaggcactgggtgcctggggcagggtgcctggggcaggatgcagggacagggtgcctggtgcaggggccagggtgtctggggcaggggccagggtgtctggggcagggtgcagggactgggtgcctggggcagggactgggtgcctggggcagggactgggtgcctggggcagggactgggtgcctggggcagggactgggtgcctggggcagagactgggtgcctggagcaggggccaggcactgggtgcctggagcaggggccaggcactgggtgcctgggacaggggccaggcactgggtgcctgggacaggggccagggtacactgacactggggaagggtgcaggatgcctggggaagggtgcaggggccagggttcctggggaggggtgcagggtgcctggggccagggtgcagtgacactgggggagggtgcctggggaagaagggtgcaggggccctgggcagagaatggaggcggaaaaactgattaAGGCTCCAGCagcggtaatgagggatgcgggagcccagcttcattacttcctccctccctccctccctccctgaatgccccctaatgtatgtccgtgtgcccccctctcctcccctctctataggcagagtgagcgcagcggagcgggcagtcgggtcctcttaccgctgatgcacgcgtacactgtctctggcatcggacctccatgtgcttcctgtttactatgacgtcacaggaagcacatggaggtccgatgccagagacagtgtacgcgtgcatcagcggtaagaggacccgactgcccgctccgctgcgctcactctgcctatagggaggggaggagaggggggcacatggacatacattagggggcattcagagagggagggagggaggaagtaatgaagacgggatccctcattaccgcggctggagcctcgatcattttttcctcCTATATTCTGCCCAGCCGTCGGGATTCAAGAGTGGGGCCtgggatagcgggagggcccccccaaatcgggagaatcccgacgaaaacgggatggTTGGGGGGTATGCAATGGTGTTGTGATTTTATaaaagaaagaaggaaaaaaaaacgctcaagtgggatcacacccatagcattacattagtaagagcttttcaaaccacaaagtgctcagaaaaatcgctcctagtgggtttctggcctaaggctgggagcacactttgcATTTATGGATTTTGGTTGtgctgtttgtttggttttttggttttttttttgtatgcattCGCATTTTTGTTGAGGGGTTGTTTgtgttcttgttttgtttttttttgtgcattttcattttgtctttggttgttttttgttgttgtttttttccccccatgcAAATAGCCTATAATGAGCAAAAATACGCAGCAAGTTGTGTTTTAAAAACCTACATTGAAAAATGCAGTGATAGGCATTTTTATTATGCAGCCCATAGATTTCTATTGTGTGCAGTATTACATGCGTTTCCCGCTCTCCTGAAAAACGCATGCAGTTCTGcagagtgtgctccctgcctcagTTACTGTCTAAGTAGAGATTTCAAGATGACACAAATTTCTTTTACATTTAttaatgtaatgctgggaatacaccatacaattttctgttagattttgtgttagaatgcataattagattacagAATGGTCattttatctctggtgcattgtcttctgtttatctcctgctgagtagaacaatgcctaattgctcagcagatagatggtaagatagatacatttccaacatgttaaacTTTATCTGGCAAGTAAATATaactgaaaattgtatggtgtattcccagtattaaggtgcatacacacgcactacagcagccaacgacgggtccgtcggcacctccccgctgggcggactttcaggtgacagtagcgcgtgtgtacacactgtcggcggactgatccgcccagcggatcgttcaggaacagccttatcagtccgctgacagtgcatacacatgcaTTACAGTCTGCTAAAaaacccgcccagcaggaggtgccgacggacccgtcgttggctgctgtagtacgtgtgtacacaccttaatactgggaatacactaccgtctttcccctaaagtaagacatcctcaGAATATAAGACCTAGCTAATACTTTGCTTATTCTGTTAATATAAGGCATCCCCCGAAAATATGACATCCCCCGCCGAGTAGGCGACACATACCACTAATGGGCTGCGGTGTCTGTGAGGTCTCTGGGACACTTTCCGTTTACTACAGGCTGTGTGCTGTCAGTTTGTGCTGCTCGTCGTCTTCTTCCCTGTTAGTTTACACAGCCGGTTACTGATTTGACGTGATGTCTTGGAGGCGGAATCATGCTCCATTTttggaccaatcactgcagtcGCTGCTATTCATTCAGCGAGTgcattgattggcccaatcacgga is a window of Hyperolius riggenbachi isolate aHypRig1 chromosome 6, aHypRig1.pri, whole genome shotgun sequence DNA encoding:
- the LOC137522216 gene encoding E3 ubiquitin/ISG15 ligase TRIM25-like, with amino-acid sequence MAFANVSEEELSCSICLNVYQDPVMLQCAHNFCSGCIGDVLDAQEGSGYYSCPQCRMEFAERPALHRNITLKNIAESLQPNIPEQEIRGILSSLCEGHVKVHNKAAEHVLIEPTTCLENRKCSAHKKILEYYCNEDSVCICVSCRLDGEHKGHLVESINDASVKKRQKLKNNLDGLSSQKAQAKSHIQLLLDHENTMKEEATFVRQTIATLFIEIRGKLDALEQKILHETYLQEGLVSSSVSDLIKHLETEVDKFSKTIMKVEKLCSMTDPLNVLQEHGEDNDPIAEEHQELDGAATGVKPFHQEETFITLLHGLSHIMSEVSIDMFAQTDTDIVLDRDTAGNTVTISEDLKTVSYAKQLNNYPENAARFINNQVLSKTVFSSGRHYWEVETGKTGICRMGVAYSSIDRRGDQRTIGKNRKSWCLRCSGNLLSVLHNNEEISVAAPACTPSFGVYLDYEAGRLSFYELCDPIRHIHTFTTTFTEPLHAAFLIYRSFARIKDFK